In Lates calcarifer isolate ASB-BC8 linkage group LG21, TLL_Latcal_v3, whole genome shotgun sequence, a single window of DNA contains:
- the LOC108888213 gene encoding SPRY domain-containing SOCS box protein 4, with amino-acid sequence MGQKISGSIKSVDVRGEPSYQPVRRELRGPDFCRPPRLDLLLDMPPASPETQLRHAWNPDDRSLNVFVKEDDKLTFHRHPVAQSTDCIRGKVGYTRGLHVWRIHWPARQRGTHAVVGVATAEAPLHSVGYMALVGSDSESWGWDLGRNRLYHDGKNRPVSTSAPTYPCFLEPDESFVLPDSLTVILDMDEGTLSFMVDGQYLGVAFRGLKGKRLYPIVSAVWGHCEVSIRYVNGLDPEPLPLMDLCRRVARLALGRERIHHIDTLPLPQTLKNYLQYQ; translated from the exons ATGGGCCAGAAGATCTCCGGTAGTATCAAGTCAGTGGATGTACGCGGAGAGCCTTCATATCAGCCAGTGCGCCGCGAGCTGCGGGGCCCAGATTTCTGTCGGCCCCCCAGGCTGGACTTACTGCTGGACATGCCACCGGCCAGTCCTGAGACTCAACTTCGTCATGCCTGGAACCCTGATGACCGCTCCCTCAATGTCTTTGTTAAGGAGGACGACAAGCTGACGTTCCACCGACACCCTGTAGCACAGAGCACAGACTGTATCCGAGGCAAGGTGGGCTACACCAGGGGCCTCCATGTTTGGAGGATTCACTGGCCggccagacagagaggcacCCATGCTGTTGTAGGCGTGGCCACTGCTGAAGCACCTTTACACTCAGTGGGCTACATGGCTCTGGTGGGCTCAGACTCTGAGTCCTGGGGCTGGGACCTGGGTCGGAACAGACTTTACCATGATGGAAAGAACCGACCCGTTTCCACGTCGGCACCCACGTACCCCTGTTTCCTGGAGCCAGATGAGTCTTTTGTGCTTCCAGACTCTCTGACAGTAATACTGGATATGGACGAAGGAACGCTGAGCTTCATGGTAGACGGACAGTATCTGGGAGTAGCTTTTAGAGGGTTAAAGGGCAAGAGACTGTATCCCATTGTCAGTGCTGTCTGGGGACACTGTGAGGTTTCTATTCGCTATGTCAACGGACTAGATC CGGAGCCCCTGCCCCTGATGGACCTGTGCAGACGAGTAGCTCGACTGGCTCTGGGCAGAGAGCGCATCCATCATATCGACACACTCCCACTGCCACAGACTCTCAAGAACTACCTCCAGTACcagtga